A genomic window from Chitinophaga pollutisoli includes:
- the typA gene encoding translational GTPase TypA translates to MQIRNIAIIAHVDHGKTTLVDKILHSTNVFRANQETGDLIMDNNDLERERGITILSKNVSVEYKGVKINVIDTPGHADFGGEVERVLKMADGVILLVDAFEGPMPQTRFVLQKALQLNLKPIVVINKVDKPNCRPDEVHDAVFELFFNLDATEEQLNFPTYYGSGKNGWFNDSLTAREDILPLLDGILTHVPQPKIAEGSLQLQITSLDYSTFLGRIAVGKVTRGTIVENQPISLVQVDGTIKKSRVRELYIFESLGKKRVTEVYPGDICAVVGLEDFGIGDTIADFENPEALPVISVDEPTMNMMFSINNSPFFGKDGKFVTSRHLRDRLIKETEKNLALRVVDTDSADSFLVYGRGILHLGVLVETMRREGYELTVGQPQVILKQVDGKKCEPYETLVVDVPQEFASKVIDLVTRRKGEMLIMETKGEMQHIEFEIPSRGLIGLRTQMLTNTAGEAVMAHRFMDYKPWKGPIPGRSNGVLIAKEGGTTTGYSLDKLQDRGSFFVDPGEEVYRGMIIGENNKPGDLVVNPNEGKKLTNMRASGSDAATNIAPKILMTLEECMEYIQQDECIEVTPNHIRMRKTILDEEERKKFQKMLKAEEVN, encoded by the coding sequence ATGCAAATCAGAAACATCGCTATCATCGCGCACGTAGACCACGGCAAAACGACCCTGGTAGACAAAATCTTACATTCTACAAACGTTTTCCGTGCCAACCAGGAAACGGGAGACCTGATCATGGATAATAACGACCTGGAAAGGGAACGCGGCATCACGATTCTGTCCAAAAACGTATCTGTTGAATATAAAGGAGTGAAAATCAACGTTATTGACACTCCGGGTCACGCCGACTTCGGTGGTGAGGTAGAGCGCGTATTGAAAATGGCGGACGGTGTGATCCTGCTGGTGGATGCCTTCGAAGGCCCCATGCCACAGACCCGCTTCGTACTGCAGAAAGCGCTGCAGCTCAACCTGAAACCGATCGTTGTAATCAACAAGGTGGACAAACCGAACTGCCGCCCTGACGAAGTACATGACGCCGTTTTTGAACTTTTCTTTAACCTGGACGCAACCGAAGAACAGCTGAACTTCCCGACCTATTACGGTTCCGGTAAAAACGGCTGGTTCAACGATTCGCTGACCGCCCGTGAAGACATCCTTCCCCTCCTCGACGGTATCCTGACCCACGTTCCTCAACCGAAGATCGCGGAAGGTTCCCTCCAGCTTCAAATCACCTCTCTCGATTATAGCACCTTCCTCGGCCGTATCGCCGTAGGTAAAGTGACCCGCGGTACCATCGTTGAAAACCAGCCCATTTCGCTGGTACAGGTAGACGGTACGATCAAGAAATCCCGTGTACGCGAACTGTACATCTTCGAGTCGCTCGGCAAGAAGCGTGTTACAGAAGTATACCCCGGTGATATCTGCGCCGTGGTAGGCCTGGAAGATTTCGGCATCGGCGACACCATCGCTGACTTCGAAAACCCTGAGGCACTGCCCGTTATCAGCGTAGACGAGCCCACCATGAACATGATGTTCTCCATCAACAACTCGCCTTTCTTCGGTAAAGACGGCAAGTTCGTGACTTCCCGTCACCTGCGCGACCGCCTCATCAAAGAAACCGAGAAAAACCTCGCCCTCCGCGTGGTAGACACCGACTCCGCCGACTCTTTCCTGGTTTACGGCCGCGGTATCCTCCACCTGGGCGTACTCGTGGAAACCATGCGCCGTGAAGGCTACGAGCTGACCGTTGGCCAGCCGCAGGTAATCCTCAAGCAAGTTGACGGCAAGAAATGCGAGCCTTATGAAACCCTCGTGGTAGACGTTCCCCAGGAATTCGCTTCCAAAGTGATCGACCTGGTGACCCGCCGCAAAGGTGAAATGCTCATCATGGAAACCAAAGGCGAAATGCAGCATATTGAGTTCGAAATTCCCTCCCGCGGACTTATCGGCCTCCGTACCCAGATGCTGACCAACACTGCCGGCGAAGCCGTAATGGCGCACCGTTTCATGGACTACAAACCCTGGAAAGGCCCCATCCCCGGTCGTAGCAATGGCGTGCTGATCGCGAAAGAAGGTGGTACCACCACCGGTTATTCCCTCGATAAACTGCAGGACCGTGGCTCCTTCTTCGTGGATCCGGGAGAAGAGGTTTACCGTGGCATGATCATCGGCGAAAACAACAAACCCGGTGACCTCGTGGTAAACCCCAACGAAGGCAAGAAACTGACGAACATGCGCGCGAGCGGAAGCGACGCGGCTACCAATATCGCACCCAAGATTCTGATGACATTGGAAGAATGTATGGAGTACATTCAGCAGGACGAATGCATCGAAGTAACTCCGAACCACATCCGTATGCGCAAAACCATCCTTGACGAAGAAGAGCGGAAGAAGTTCCAGAAGATGCTGAAAGCTGAAGAGGTTAACTGA
- a CDS encoding patatin-like phospholipase family protein: MKRFWSRFFYSFPIQLLLLHFRKYQVLLIFWAILFSTINGGFAKTYGGDALYLAPEYMGKVNFYSTTVMGVAAAIFTMSWNITTFILHSGRFKFLATTSQPFSRYCLNNSIIPVAFLLMLLWRGWQYQRWQELNSIPQILLLAEGFICGYLAILFVSFFYFFNADKNIGRRLMRKFGNPRNFLRTVLIPNQEHDENALPVLSYFSSPWRIRRARNVGHYNKHYLDNIFRQHHFAAMITIGLALVFLVIMAYLMDFPAFRIPAGASVLIFFAFLIGVAGAYAYLLESWAIPVVIAMILGLNWMVKNQWLDNRNKAYGLDYTDKISRPAYSVPHLQEFFTAARAEADRKHTRQILENWKKRFPAGSKPPLIVINTSGGGSRSAAWTMNVLQRYDSLLKGQLINHTMLITGASGGMMGATYFRELYLRQQEGRMPTARNLYDSSYCEKISKDLLNSVFSSFAVNDFITPFRHFDIGKNSYAKDRGYAFEMQLNLNTDHILNKKLGEYRQPELEARIPMLIWCASINADGRRLYMSPQPVSYLCAPEYRYPTRSMRDVDGVDFGQFFANQDANELRVTSAIRMSATFPYVLPNVFLPSNPIVDVMDAGISDNFGQETSLRFLYNFRKWINENTGGVIFIQLRDSRKNDVSPIKQKKDLGDLLFEPLFSMQRHWTSMQDFDQDHLINYMEGNFPGKFTRLIFQYVPQQADKAAALSWHLTPREKLDIARALDNPANQQSFRQLDAALGGSMTSD, translated from the coding sequence GTGAAAAGATTTTGGTCAAGATTCTTCTATTCCTTTCCCATCCAGCTGCTGTTGCTGCATTTCCGCAAGTACCAGGTGCTCCTGATCTTCTGGGCGATCCTGTTCAGCACAATCAATGGCGGCTTCGCGAAAACCTACGGCGGCGACGCGCTGTACCTCGCGCCCGAATACATGGGAAAAGTAAACTTCTACAGCACCACCGTGATGGGTGTGGCCGCGGCCATCTTCACCATGAGCTGGAACATCACCACGTTCATCCTGCACAGCGGCCGATTCAAATTCCTGGCCACCACCTCGCAACCTTTTTCGCGTTACTGCCTCAATAATTCCATCATCCCCGTCGCGTTCCTGCTGATGCTGCTGTGGCGCGGATGGCAGTACCAGCGCTGGCAGGAGCTCAATTCCATCCCGCAGATCCTGCTGCTGGCGGAGGGTTTTATCTGCGGATACCTCGCCATCCTGTTCGTTTCGTTTTTCTATTTCTTCAACGCGGATAAAAATATCGGCCGCCGGCTGATGCGGAAATTCGGGAACCCGCGGAACTTCCTGCGCACGGTGCTCATCCCCAACCAGGAACACGACGAAAACGCGCTCCCGGTACTCAGCTACTTCTCCAGCCCCTGGCGTATCCGCCGGGCCCGGAACGTAGGCCACTACAACAAACATTACCTCGATAACATCTTCCGCCAGCACCATTTCGCGGCTATGATCACGATAGGCCTGGCGCTGGTGTTCCTCGTCATCATGGCTTACCTGATGGATTTCCCCGCGTTCCGCATCCCCGCGGGTGCGAGCGTCCTTATCTTTTTCGCCTTCCTCATCGGCGTGGCCGGCGCTTACGCCTACCTGCTCGAAAGCTGGGCCATCCCGGTCGTGATCGCCATGATCCTCGGCCTCAACTGGATGGTCAAAAACCAATGGCTTGATAACCGCAACAAAGCCTACGGGCTCGATTACACCGATAAGATAAGCCGCCCCGCCTACAGCGTTCCGCACCTGCAGGAATTCTTTACCGCCGCCCGCGCCGAAGCCGACCGGAAACACACCCGCCAGATACTCGAAAACTGGAAAAAACGATTCCCAGCCGGCAGCAAGCCCCCGCTCATCGTTATCAACACCAGCGGCGGCGGCAGCCGTTCCGCCGCGTGGACGATGAACGTATTGCAACGGTACGACAGCCTGCTCAAAGGCCAGTTGATCAACCACACCATGCTCATCACCGGCGCCTCCGGCGGGATGATGGGCGCCACTTATTTCCGCGAGCTGTACCTCCGCCAGCAGGAAGGACGCATGCCAACTGCGCGCAACCTGTACGACAGCTCGTATTGCGAGAAAATTTCAAAAGACCTGCTGAACTCCGTGTTCAGTTCGTTTGCCGTGAACGATTTTATCACGCCATTCCGGCATTTTGACATCGGGAAAAACAGCTACGCCAAAGACCGTGGATATGCATTCGAAATGCAGCTGAACCTGAACACGGATCATATCCTCAATAAGAAACTCGGCGAATACCGCCAGCCGGAGCTGGAGGCGCGGATCCCCATGCTGATCTGGTGCGCGTCGATCAATGCCGACGGGCGCCGGTTGTATATGTCGCCCCAGCCGGTGAGCTACCTCTGCGCGCCGGAGTACCGCTACCCCACGCGGAGCATGCGGGATGTGGACGGGGTGGACTTCGGGCAATTCTTCGCCAACCAGGACGCGAACGAGTTGCGGGTCACGAGCGCCATCCGCATGAGCGCCACTTTCCCATATGTGTTGCCGAACGTATTCCTGCCGAGCAATCCCATCGTGGACGTAATGGATGCCGGCATCAGCGATAATTTCGGGCAGGAAACCAGCTTGCGCTTCCTGTATAATTTCCGGAAATGGATCAATGAAAACACGGGCGGGGTGATCTTCATCCAGCTGCGGGATTCGCGGAAAAACGACGTATCGCCCATTAAACAGAAAAAAGACCTGGGCGACCTGCTCTTCGAGCCCCTGTTTTCCATGCAGCGGCACTGGACGAGCATGCAGGATTTCGACCAGGATCACCTTATTAATTATATGGAAGGGAATTTCCCGGGGAAGTTTACCCGGTTGATTTTCCAGTACGTTCCGCAGCAGGCGGACAAGGCGGCGGCCCTGAGCTGGCACCTGACGCCCAGGGAGAAACTGGACATTGCCCGGGCGCTGGACAACCCCGCCAACCAGCAGTCCTTCCGCCAGCTGGATGCCGCACTGGGCGGGAGTATGACATCAGATTAA